A single genomic interval of Lathyrus oleraceus cultivar Zhongwan6 chromosome 7, CAAS_Psat_ZW6_1.0, whole genome shotgun sequence harbors:
- the LOC127107808 gene encoding serine/threonine-protein phosphatase PP2A catalytic subunit produces the protein MDSVPSNSHGNLDEQISQLMQCKPLSEQEVRVLCDKAKEILMEESNVQPVKSPVTICGDIHGQFHDLAELFRIGGKCPDTNYLFMGDYVDRGYYSVETVTLLVSLKVRYRQRITILRGNHESRQITQVYGFYDECLRKYGSANVWKMFTDLFDYFPLTALVESEIFCLHGGLSPSIETLDNIRNFDRVQEVPHEGPMCDLLWSDPDDRCGWGISPRGAGYTFGQDISEQFNHTNNLKLIARAHQLVMEGYNWGHDQKVVTIFSAPNYCYRCGNMASILEVDDCKGHTFIQFEPAPRRGEPDVTRRTPDYFL, from the exons ATGGATTCGGTGCCTTCGAATTCCCATGGAAATCTCGATGAACAGATTTCTCAGCTCATGCAGTGCAAACCCTTGTCTGAACAAGAG GTTAGGGTTTTGTGTGATAAGGCGAAGGAGATTTTGATGGAAGAGAGCAATGTCCAG CCTGTAAAAAGTCCTGTTACAATCTGTGGTGATATTCATGGGCAGTTCCATGATCTTGCAGAGCTTTTCCGCATTGGAGGGAAG TGTCCAGATACAAATTACTTGTTTATGGGAGATTATGTTGATCGTGGCTATTATTCTGTCGAAACCGTAACG CTTTTGGTCTCTCTTAAAGTGCGTTATCGTCAGCGTATTACTATTTTGAGGGGAAATCATGAAAGTCGTCAG ATTACTCAAGTTTATGGATTTTATGACGAGTGCCTACGGAA GTATGGTAGTGCTAATGTTTGGAAGATGTTCACTGATTTGTTTGACTACTTCCCGTTGACAGCATTG GTTGAATCTGAAATATTTTGTCTTCATGGTGGGTTGTCCCCGTCTATTGAAACCCTTGACAACATTCGTAATTTTGATCGCGTGCAAGAAGTTCCCCATGAGGGACCCATGTGTGATCTTTTATGGTCTGATCCGGATGATCGCTGTGGTTGGGGTATCTCTCCTAGAGGTGCTGGATACACTTTTGGCCAG GACATATCTGAGCAGTTTAACCATACCAATAATTTGAAGCTGATTGCTAGAGCTCACCAGCTGGTTATGGAAGGATATAACTGGGGTCAT GATCAAAAGGTGGTTACCATATTCAGTGCACCTAATTACTGTTATCGCTGTGGGAACATGGCATCCATCCTTGAAGTTGATGACTGCAAAGGACACACATTCATTCAG TTTGAGCCAGCTCCAAGGAGGGGAGAGCCAGATGTAACTAGGAGAACCCCTGACTACTTCCTATGA